The Penicillium psychrofluorescens genome assembly, chromosome: 2 nucleotide sequence AaactggaggagctggaggtcgcaccgccaccaccgccaaagGCCGAGACCCCACTTACCaaggagcagatgaaggctcagaaaaagaaggaccGCCAGACCTTGAACCTCTTGAAGATCCGCATCCAGCCCATCATGGATCAGATTAAGAAGTACAAGCGCTTCCGAGCTGGCGTCATTGAGGAGTCTCAGATTCGATACCtgtgggaagaggaggatcCGAATATTGTGACTAGTGACCTCCCTCCCGAAGAGCAAGCACTCCATCGGCCGTATGAGAAAGCGTACGACAAGCATGGTGTACCCGGTCTTCGAGAGGTTGCAACCAACAAGTTCTTCTACAACATGGAAATTGTGACCATGGAGAAACGCCTTTCCAACGGGTACTACAAACGCCCGACGGATTTCCTGGCCGACATCAAGCGGATCGCCAAGGATGCTCGTCAGTTCCACGACCAAGAACGGTTGCTGAGAGCAAATGAGCTTCTTTCCAATGTCGAGGTCGATATTTCTACCATCGAACAGACCGAGCCGGCTCTTGTTGCCGAGTGTGAGAATGTCTACGCTCGGGAATTGGCCCGTGAGAAGGAAGCGGCAGAGCGTGCAAGGCGAGCTGCGGAGGCTGAGGAGCGTGAGGCGACGTCTCATTTCGGAACGGGCAACGTCCCGCACGGAAATACTGAGTCGGCACCGTCAACGGGCCCGGTCCACTTGGGTGAATGGTTCTCCGGGGACGGCGCACGCCCTGTAACTCCTACGCGAAAGCCCAATGTGAGCTTCTCCAACGGGTACCGCCAAGGTGGTGGTTCGGATCTGAATGATACCGCCGCCCATGGCGGCCTCAGCAATGGCTCtcacgaagatgaagacggcgatGTGTTCATGGCCAATCCCGAGGGCAATTCGGGCAGCAAAGAGACACAGACCAGCTCCTTTGGGCCTTCTGCACAGCCAAAACCGCCATATTCGTACACAGCGCCTTCTCAGCAGCTCCGACGCGAATCTGGTCTCTCCAGTCTTCCCCAGGACAGCCCCATCACTCCGATGGCCCCGGGCTCGCAGCCAGCGGACTACACCAACGAAGCGTCAACCACCCAAACGACTTCGGACAAGAAATCGTCGGAGCAGTCATCGAACCAGCACCACCCTCACAGCCCCAATGCTGCACAGGGCATGAGGCACGATGGTCCAGATCTGTCCCTGTACCCCGACCGTGTGTCTCAGGAGGAGCACCTTCCAGATACGCAGCAAGGTGGCAGCCAATTCTCGCCGCCTCGCGCAGATGCCGCACAATCGGAGCACAGCGTGCTGAATGGAAGCCAGTCCCAACCCAAGCCGCAACCCCCACTGTTCGATGCCCCATCCAAGCCGGGAAGCAACGGCCCCTCCGACCTGCAATCATTGCTCAACGACGAGCCGTCGCCCAAGCTGATCATTGACCCTTCGTACGTCGAGAGTCTGCACGAGCAACTCACCCAGCGCACTAGTGGCTGCACcgtggagcagctggagcagatcagCACCAACCTGATGGACTATGTCTGGCGCATGCGCGGTGAATGGAACCGCACCGTTGTCGCGACGGGTATCACGGAGACCTTCAATGCTGTCCTGGAGGATATCCAGTCGTTGCAGGAGATCGGGCCCATCAGccagaagacgaaggagcAGTTGTGGAACGCTCGTTCCCGGATGTAATCTGTTTTTATCggtgtttgtttttttccCCCTGTCATTGTCTATATGTCTCCATATTCCCCTGGCGAGTTGATAGTTCAAGTGTTGGCAGATGGACGGATATGGGGCAGGATGGATCGGTGCATGATGTTTTTGTTTCGCGTCCCAgcgcttgttcttctttccctcttaATGTACTTGCAGCAAAACCATATGATCTGATTGACCGATGTCACTAAATAAGGAGAATCAAGTGTACTCTCTACTACGTTCTCTGATGATGTTCTCTGGTTAGGGCTGGCCTATACTGCGGGAGGACATGTGACGAGACCCACCCGTCCACCTGGCCTTAACTTGTTGTTCCCTTTGATCTTCCGCTCGATCCTCCGCTTCACCTGGACTTGCACCATACCTTCTCGACCATATGGTTGCTCTTTGAATAAATAACAACACCCGCATTTCATTTCGGAGctccttctctccaactcctctccctcccttgCAATCCACAACACCCGCCACAATGGTCGACTGGCTCAGTCTGGCCGTGCCGTTCGCCTACCTAGGCGTCCTAATCGGCTCCCTCGCGACATTCGCCTCGTTATAccgcaagcgcaaggccaGTACGTATTCCTCCTACCCCCATTTCCCAGTTCCATTGCGCGTGCAACTCCACAACCATGACAAGGAAACCCAAACCTCAACACCAACCCCAAGCCAACCATCCAAGCACCGTCCCCATCCCACCCGCAAGAGCACCAGCTAACCTCCCCTCCCACGAACAGCAAAAGCAGCCTCCCTGGAAGCATGGTTCCCAGCACACCTCCAACGCGACATCtacttctccctcctccacctcgagccaccctccacctccgccaaggaaaagaaagccccCTCCGTCCCGGAATCTGTCCTCAAGGCCgcgctcctccgccgcgcaACAGAAGACATCAAGCGCGTCATGACCCTGCGATCCCAGAAACAGGCCCTGTCCATgctcctccagcgcggcaGTGTCGGCGATGACCTGTGGCAGCGTTTCCAGcgcgccgagaaggagatggaggaagaggtgcGCGATGTTGTTACTGAGGTTAGTACAGTACCTTTTTagcctttttttttacctTGTGGAAGGGGTTCATGAACCCTTTTCTTTGGGGTGTTGATTTTGAGAGATGGGAGTATGCTAACATTGGACACAAATAGGCGAATGCGTACACTCCCAACTGGGGCCAGACTATCTTCCAATCCGCGAATGAAATGATGAACAACGATGTCTACCGCCGTCGTCTGGATGAGCACCAGGGGAAactggccgaggagcgcgagTGGTGGgataagaagaagacgagTATCAAGGAGGGGTTCATGAAGGAGCTTGACGCTGATTTCTCTTCGTCTGGTCCGGCGGCTGCAGTTGCAGCTTCAGCCGTTCCCGTGCAACCAGCTGCCCCTTCGGTACAAACCAGTGATGACGATGCAGTCCTCGTTGAGGCTGATccgtcctcggcggcggGTAATACCCCTGgtggcagcggtggtggtgggaagaaaaagaagggcaAGGGGAAGAAATAGACTACgggtttcttctttttttcttgtctgtTATTACttagattttttttttatttctttgGGAATGGCGAGATTCTGTTTCCATCCATCGGAGGTGCATCGTTCCTGATTAGGTAGGGGCTGGCATTACggctttttgtttttcaCTCTTCTGCTGGGGGATGGGATATCCTCGTTTCTGATGATTCATGGGCTGCGTTGTGCACTTGTATACCTAgtacagcaatattcgaaatcacTCACGGATTAATTCTCAAACCCTATTCTGAAACGCGCTCCAACATAGTAATCACGGTCCACGCAAGCGCCTATTTCCACACCCTTCCCTGAAGAAATCCATAGAGTTGTGGACAACGAGATGGAACCGTGTATCTCCCCAATTGACTTTTTGGTCAGGGTCCCATATATACAAATGCACGGAGAAAATCCCGAGTTGTCGAATCTGATGTAAGGGATCGAGCAGCAAGGCGGCGGAATTAGCCTCCAACCCATGTGCAAAATGAAGATGGATAATCAGTTCCTCGAGGTTAGGTAATTTGGCGAGAACATCACAAGCCGATGCGTAGGCATTATAATCGGGACAACTTTGTTGGGGTGACTTGGAGAGGGGCTTGTAAGGAAAGTGATACGTTAGTCGCACCCAGCGCATCTGATCCAGTCTTTGTGGCAAAACCGTCCTCGAGAGTCTGATGATAGTATCTATATCATCAAAGCAGTACACATTTCGTGCATAAAGTAGATCGACTGCTTCTGAATATCTGAGAAATGGTGAGTAGCTTTCCTACGGCAAGATGAGTGTGGCACTCACATCAATCGACATGTCTGGAGCAATCCGACGAAATTTACTTCTTCGGCTGTAGAATCCCTGAACTGGCCCAAGTACCATGGCGGCTCCTTTGCTGAGACCTGACGGCACGGCGACACGCTAATGGGAATTTTCCCCCAGCAGTCATGGTCGCCGCAGGGGAAACTGTCTAGGTTCTTTGAACACTGGATGCCCACCAGTCGTCCTCGCGGAGTCTTCTTATAATGCCGGTTGGCGCAAACCACATGAATTTGATGCCCACAGAGATAATGCTTCCAGATCAACTGCCGAATCTCTGGCGGCAGTCTCGCGAGCGGGGATTGACGCTGCTCATATGTGCGCTGAACGATCGGGGTTGGCTTTCTTGCAACTAGCTTCCGCCAACTAGGGCGTGTACTAGCCGCTTCTTCAGAGATAAATACATCCTCGGGCAAAGGAGGAGTAAGGGGCCGCGGTCTACTTTCGGGCAATGGTTCGGGAGTGTCCTTCCATGAACCTTTGGAGTCTTTGTTTCCCTTGAGACTGAGGGATGGGACAGGGAAGAGGACTGCCATGGTCTAGGGTTGGAAAGCAGACGCTTTACACTACCAGCTAAACGATTGGGTCAGATGTAGGTGGTCAGATGGGTTGACATTTAGTTCAGAGGCAAAAGATACGGGCAAGGCAGACAAAGAATGAGGGGCACGGAGGGTGAGGCGTATTTTTGTAAAATACATCATGAAAGGGTCTACCCAACGTCATGTAAAATACAAGCTCTATTCTTGGAAGTGGTGGTTCTGTAGTAGTCCATATAGTCTGGTGTGCTTCAAGTTAGGGTTCGGGAAACAATTCGTGTGAGAATATGGGGTaaactgatttcgaatcCAGCTGTATctcttgtttttctcttctaCGATAATGCAGGTCCCAAAATTATGGGAGGCTTCATGTAGACAAGGAGAATGTTATTGACCTCATCGGAAACTCCTGGTCCTACCTATACACGGAGATACTAATATACACTGCAACCCAATACCGAGGGATACAAAAGATCATAAGAAAAACGCCAGCCAATGCTTCCCGAGGCCAGTTCCGAAATGGCCATTTCCCCAAATGCTCAGACAGAATCCATATCCCAGCGATGCGTGCAAGAATCAAAATAAATAAGAAACGAGCCAGACTACAGTAGTAACTGACTATCGTCAGCACCTGTAGGTGGCCCAAGATCCAGACCCCCAACCTGCATCTCCGCCGCGGTGTTGGCAAGCTTCTCTTCGACGCCCGCCGGGTCTAGCccgccgctgcggctgaGCACGATTCGCAGGAGACTGACCATGATTTCGAGCTGGTACTGCTGTCTCTCGTGCGGgtccagctggtccaggctTAGACCCTGCACTTGCAAGGCCGCGGCTTTGCGGTCGCccaggatctcgaggagctgatTCACCTGCGCGATGTTTTCTTTGTTGCGTGGGGTGCTCGATAgccggcggaggcggcgttTGGGTGTGTCGGCGGGGACACCGGCCAGGCGTGCGACTTGGAGGACGATTAAGCGGGCGGTGGCGTCGTCCGGGGCAAAGCCGAAGAATGCTCGCATGGCGTGGAGTGCGACCAGTGTCCCCGAAACATCCTTCGACAAACAAAAACTGCGGACGATTTGGTCATACAGACCTTTAGAGAACTCGGATTGGGCGGTCTTGCGGCTGCGCGGCGAAAGCTGCGCGTACCAACGTGTCATGTTTGCGAACAGCTGGCGCGCAGACGGGAACGCAGAGTCATAGGCGGTGCGGCCATGGTCGTATTGGATTTTGGCGCAGTCCCAGAGGCAGGCGTATGTTTCCAGATCTGGGCGCACTGTTTGACTCATCGCCTGGAATTTCGTCCAGAGGGATTTGATGTCTTGTTTCCGCAGTTCTGCGTACAGGAGGTGATTCATGAAGTAGGAATTGGGCTGGATCTGTGCGTCTCCTAGGCTCTTGACTAGGTATTTGATCATGCCGTCGTCGCCTCGGCGCGTGTAAtgcagaaggagaatggAAAATGTCTCGATGCTGGCTTGAGGAACATCCCGCTTCATGAACTTCGGTATGCGGGCAGGATCCATCGTGTCCTGGTTGAAGCCCAGTTGAGGAATGGCTTCGGTCGGCTGGAATCTCTTCC carries:
- a CDS encoding uncharacterized protein (ID:PFLUO_002888-T1.cds;~source:funannotate): MVDWLSLAVPFAYLGVLIGSLATFASLYRKRKATKAASLEAWFPAHLQRDIYFSLLHLEPPSTSAKEKKAPSVPESVLKAALLRRATEDIKRVMTLRSQKQALSMLLQRGSVGDDLWQRFQRAEKEMEEEVRDVVTEANAYTPNWGQTIFQSANEMMNNDVYRRRLDEHQGKLAEEREWWDKKKTSIKEGFMKELDADFSSSGPAAAVAASAVPVQPAAPSVQTSDDDAVLVEADPSSAAGNTPGGSGGGGKKKKGKGKK